The following coding sequences are from one Tolumonas lignilytica window:
- the nirC gene encoding nitrite transporter NirC, translated as MYQETIEKCAAVAARIKNTAGNNPMSFWIGSLMAGAYVGLGIILIFTLGNLVEPTIRPLVMGATFGIALTLVIIAGAELYTGHTMFLTFGVKTGKLNTLQATGILAQSWTGNLLGSIGVAYLFYLGGGGQILPVDGSLLHKVALAKTTAPALVLFAKGMLCNWLVCLAIWMCQRVEGSAKFIAIWWCLLAFIASGYEHSIANMTLFALSWFGAHTPDYTLAGIGHNLLWVTLGNTVSGVLFMGLGYWYATPHAQRVTSTASVRGTQRV; from the coding sequence ATGTATCAGGAAACCATCGAAAAATGCGCTGCCGTGGCAGCAAGGATCAAGAATACAGCGGGAAACAACCCGATGAGTTTCTGGATCGGCAGCTTGATGGCTGGCGCGTATGTCGGCCTCGGGATCATCTTGATTTTCACGCTGGGAAATCTGGTCGAGCCGACCATCCGGCCATTGGTAATGGGCGCTACCTTCGGGATTGCACTGACCCTGGTGATCATTGCAGGCGCCGAACTTTACACCGGCCATACCATGTTCCTAACCTTTGGAGTCAAAACCGGCAAACTGAATACGTTGCAAGCCACCGGTATTCTGGCGCAATCCTGGACCGGCAATCTGCTCGGATCGATTGGCGTAGCCTATCTGTTCTATCTGGGCGGTGGCGGACAGATCTTGCCAGTTGACGGTAGTCTGCTGCATAAAGTCGCACTGGCGAAAACCACCGCGCCAGCACTGGTGCTGTTTGCCAAAGGGATGCTGTGTAACTGGCTGGTTTGTCTGGCTATCTGGATGTGCCAGCGGGTGGAAGGTTCAGCGAAATTCATCGCGATCTGGTGGTGTCTGCTGGCCTTTATCGCTTCCGGCTACGAGCACTCGATTGCCAATATGACACTGTTTGCTCTTTCCTGGTTTGGTGCACATACCCCGGATTACACTCTTGCTGGCATCGGCCACAATCTGTTGTGGGTGACACTGGGCAATACAGTCTCTGGCGTCTTGTTCATGGGCTTAGGCTACTGGTATGCCACACCACACGCGCAACGGGTAACGAGCACGGCTTCCGTTCGCGGTACACAACGCGTTTAA
- a CDS encoding tetratricopeptide repeat protein, whose protein sequence is MTLLPLVFLLNGLSVPLPDMDNTDLPDILQQAQQIGLSNPDRCIQLTESMQQLQNNPLLPGRTARGNLPARLRDNLMLRTSRQQVQALIINGNCYARQEQYSEALDSLVYAEEIATRQHFDDLASISLYSQVAILGLDINKPIPAHHAWQRLNVLLQNSDNPHSELPIYVGLLNTALAIHRQLPELAREMLSQVRTLLLTHPNAVLTVWADMLEGDLLHLTNQDEHSLLAYHESLQQAEKIHQLQLQLQLTTRISALFAQEQDLPNAIDYAEQALDITQQIGNDSWQADAIIHLAQLKREAHDTNLALALLLNASGVYKHTARPQDLARLHLEIGKTYEQLHHYNEAQTYLTAAYELFQRQHLPYYERLSLLALAELYDQQDNPVRAIVLLEQMLNTPIPEQKSLETELYRLLSLAYENNGQFDKALLNYKLYSNSQHDADASNPSPQTDFFANYTRLDQSQRLQELDNEKRRLDGELNWYFKVGISAALIMTIMGVGLLWHIRKLRFLRQEQQQLQQAIDYDPVTNLGSAYLLQKEFGKHQVALQPGTTVPFPATVMLLFRVNGLTDLECQVGLKKAQSILRQVSHAIRQRMPEQCNFYLLPDRLILCTIPEDATNQYHEIIVRIENRIGVIMRKYGLDERVICGKVQYPFLSKSVNALKPLQTLEICGIALAGAMQLSTKLCKNVWVELFAIDYQQAAFFNGELRTRTIDAITKGLVKVSCSEKHANNIDWTALLLPSQDRAEP, encoded by the coding sequence ATGACGTTACTGCCTCTGGTTTTTCTGTTGAATGGACTCAGCGTACCGTTGCCGGATATGGACAACACCGACTTGCCTGACATTCTGCAGCAGGCTCAGCAAATCGGTCTTTCCAATCCGGATCGTTGCATTCAGCTCACCGAGTCAATGCAACAACTGCAAAACAACCCGTTATTGCCAGGCAGAACAGCCCGAGGAAATCTACCTGCACGGTTGCGTGATAATTTAATGTTACGCACCAGCCGGCAACAGGTCCAGGCGCTGATCATCAATGGCAACTGCTATGCACGGCAGGAACAATACAGCGAAGCATTAGACTCGCTGGTGTATGCCGAAGAGATAGCTACCCGTCAGCATTTTGATGATCTGGCCAGTATCAGCCTGTATAGCCAGGTCGCCATTCTGGGGCTGGATATCAATAAACCGATCCCCGCCCATCATGCATGGCAACGACTCAATGTCCTGTTACAAAACAGCGATAACCCTCACAGTGAACTGCCCATTTATGTGGGTTTACTCAACACCGCACTGGCCATTCACCGGCAACTGCCGGAACTGGCCCGCGAGATGCTGTCACAAGTGCGAACATTGCTGCTGACGCATCCCAATGCAGTACTTACAGTCTGGGCTGATATGCTGGAAGGCGATCTGTTGCACCTGACGAATCAGGATGAGCACAGTCTGCTGGCCTATCATGAATCGTTGCAACAAGCGGAAAAAATCCATCAATTACAGTTACAGCTTCAGTTAACAACCCGGATCAGCGCATTATTTGCTCAGGAACAAGACCTGCCCAACGCCATCGACTACGCCGAGCAAGCACTGGATATTACACAACAAATTGGTAATGACAGTTGGCAGGCTGATGCCATCATTCATCTGGCACAGTTGAAGCGAGAGGCCCATGACACCAATCTGGCGCTCGCCTTATTGCTGAATGCCTCAGGGGTATATAAACACACTGCCCGCCCACAGGATCTGGCAAGGCTACATCTGGAAATCGGTAAGACTTATGAGCAGTTGCATCACTACAATGAAGCACAAACCTATCTGACCGCCGCCTATGAGCTGTTTCAACGTCAACATCTGCCTTATTACGAACGCTTGTCTCTGTTAGCACTGGCTGAATTATATGACCAACAAGATAATCCGGTCCGGGCCATTGTGTTGCTGGAGCAGATGCTGAATACCCCGATTCCGGAACAAAAAAGTCTGGAAACAGAATTGTACCGCTTGTTATCGCTTGCCTATGAAAACAATGGCCAATTCGACAAAGCCTTACTCAATTACAAGTTATACAGCAACAGCCAGCACGATGCTGACGCCAGCAACCCCAGCCCACAAACTGATTTTTTTGCCAATTATACCCGGCTGGATCAGTCGCAACGTCTGCAAGAATTGGATAACGAAAAACGGCGTCTTGATGGTGAATTAAACTGGTACTTTAAGGTCGGCATCAGTGCCGCCCTGATCATGACAATTATGGGAGTGGGTTTGCTGTGGCATATCCGCAAGCTTCGCTTCCTTCGTCAGGAACAGCAACAACTGCAGCAAGCGATTGATTACGATCCGGTTACCAACCTGGGTTCAGCCTATTTGCTACAAAAGGAGTTCGGTAAACACCAAGTTGCATTACAGCCTGGTACCACTGTGCCGTTCCCCGCTACCGTCATGTTATTGTTCAGAGTTAATGGACTGACAGATTTAGAATGTCAGGTGGGGTTGAAAAAAGCACAATCTATCCTGCGTCAGGTCTCACATGCTATCCGTCAGCGCATGCCGGAACAATGCAACTTTTATCTGCTCCCTGATCGCCTGATTCTCTGTACTATCCCTGAAGACGCTACCAACCAATACCACGAAATCATCGTGCGGATAGAAAATCGTATCGGTGTGATTATGCGCAAATATGGACTGGATGAACGCGTTATTTGCGGCAAAGTACAGTATCCTTTCCTGAGTAAATCAGTAAATGCCCTGAAACCGCTGCAAACATTAGAAATTTGTGGCATAGCCCTCGCGGGAGCCATGCAATTATCAACTAAATTATGCAAGAATGTTTGGGTTGAATTATTTGCTATTGATTATCAGCAGGCCGCTTTTTTTAACGGCGAATTGAGAACCCGAACGATAGACGCAATAACCAAAGGATTGGTAAAAGTCAGCTGCTCCGAGAAGCATGCCAATAACATTGACTGGACTGCGTTGCTCTTACCCTCACAGGATAGAGCTGAACCCTGA
- a CDS encoding YqcC family protein, giving the protein MSRQVMFLLKELELTLQRLELWQDEMPSEDALASTQPFAVDTLEFHQWLQFILLVRFRNMLATGQALPTAVAIYPMATEVYKNKLKEHALLLDVLARLDETLSGKPVERLQ; this is encoded by the coding sequence ATGTCACGACAAGTGATGTTTTTGTTGAAAGAGCTGGAGCTGACTTTGCAGCGTTTAGAGTTATGGCAGGATGAAATGCCATCGGAAGACGCATTGGCCAGCACCCAGCCGTTTGCAGTTGATACACTGGAATTTCATCAATGGTTACAGTTCATTCTGCTGGTTCGTTTTCGCAATATGCTGGCCACCGGGCAAGCCTTACCAACTGCGGTGGCTATCTACCCGATGGCGACCGAAGTTTATAAGAATAAACTCAAAGAACATGCCTTGTTGTTGGATGTTTTGGCTCGGTTGGATGAAACACTCAGCGGGAAACCGGTCGAACGTCTGCAATGA
- the nirD gene encoding nitrite reductase small subunit NirD, with product MSWTDICALSDIIPGTGVCALLGSQQVAIFRPLDNDQVYAIDNIDPFYQASVLSRGILADLHNEWYVASPLKKQHFNLKDGTCLENTEFSVAAYAARVTNGRIELKEER from the coding sequence ATGAGCTGGACCGATATCTGTGCACTGAGCGACATCATTCCCGGCACCGGCGTCTGCGCGTTGCTGGGCAGCCAGCAAGTCGCTATTTTCCGCCCACTGGACAATGATCAGGTGTATGCCATTGATAACATCGACCCGTTCTATCAGGCGAGCGTCCTGTCACGCGGTATTCTGGCCGACTTGCACAATGAATGGTATGTCGCCAGCCCGTTGAAAAAACAGCACTTCAACCTGAAAGATGGCACCTGTCTGGAAAACACAGAGTTTTCTGTCGCAGCCTATGCCGCACGAGTCACCAACGGCCGTATTGAACTCAAGGAGGAGAGATAA
- the syd gene encoding SecY-interacting protein — MTDQVICALSDVFARWFAYQQQRGIQVCCASDEKRPSPCRYDAANKALWKPWQRPEPANLQNIATALDCPFHPTIHSYYGWGFAGTITVSFKGLAVSLVQPWNEKDFEQLQKNLVAHVLMLRRLKLPVTLFLATVPNELQVISLNNETGEVLLEQLGQSTRWVLARSLPEFLQKLSPLALKPEAGALSA, encoded by the coding sequence GTGACTGATCAAGTTATTTGCGCACTATCTGATGTATTTGCACGCTGGTTCGCCTACCAACAGCAACGCGGGATCCAAGTTTGCTGTGCCAGTGATGAAAAACGACCTTCCCCGTGTCGGTATGATGCGGCAAATAAAGCGTTGTGGAAGCCATGGCAACGGCCGGAACCGGCTAATCTGCAGAACATCGCTACTGCATTGGACTGCCCATTTCATCCTACCATTCATAGTTACTACGGATGGGGATTTGCAGGGACTATTACGGTGTCCTTTAAGGGATTGGCTGTGAGCTTAGTGCAACCCTGGAATGAAAAGGATTTTGAGCAGTTGCAGAAAAATCTGGTGGCGCATGTCTTGATGCTGCGTCGTTTAAAGCTACCCGTCACCTTGTTTCTGGCTACCGTGCCGAACGAATTGCAAGTGATCAGTCTGAATAATGAAACGGGCGAAGTGTTGCTGGAACAACTGGGCCAGTCCACCCGTTGGGTGCTGGCCAGATCATTACCGGAGTTTTTGCAAAAACTGTCGCCACTGGCGTTGAAACCGGAAGCGGGTGCGTTATCCGCCTAA
- the nirB gene encoding nitrite reductase large subunit NirB codes for MQKHRIIVVGNGMVGHRYLEELVDKADLSQYEVTVFGAEPREAYDRVHLSSYFSHHTAAELSLVKPGFYEKHGIKLFLNEAVKLIDRSKQVIETNKGQTLPYDTLVLATGSYPWVPNIAGSAHHECFVYRTIEDLKAIREAAKQAKNGVVVGGGLLGLEAAGALKALGLETHVIEFAPVLMAEQLDRQGGEMLRRKIEGMGVTVHTSKNTREIAHYQGKEGHHQMRFADGSVLDVDLVVFSTGIRPQDTLARYCDLPIAERGGVEINDHCVTADEHIYAIGECAAWHGRFFGLVAPGYKMAQVAVDHLLGNANAFTGADMSAKLKLLGVEVGSIGDAHGRTPDSLSYVYQDDAAGVYKKIVVSSDGAKLLGAVLVGDTTDYGNLLQMKLNDMPLPAHPDTLILPAHAGAKPTLGVDALPDSAQICSCFDVTKGRIAEAVAAGCHTVAAIKAETKAGTGCGGCVPLITQVLNAELSRQGIEVKNHLCEHFAFSRQELFHLIKIGQLKTFDDVISKHGHGHGCDVCKPAIGSILATCWGEYVLKAAHTPLQDTNDTFLGNMQKDGTYSVIPRMPGGEVTPQGLMAVAEVARDYDLYTKITGAQRIGLFGARKEDLPTIWERLIDAGFETGHAYAKSLRMVKTCVGSTWCRYGVQDSVGLGVELEHRYKGIRSPHKMKFGVSGCTRECAEAQGKDVGVIATDKGWNLYVCGNGGMKPRHADLLAADLDKKTLIRYIDRFLMFYVRTADKLQRTASWLDNLEGGLDYLKSVIIDDKLNICAELEQDMAAIRETYSCEWKNTLDSEQQQLRFRHFINSAQPDPLVQFVSERHQHRPARPEERIPTYNISLEEPV; via the coding sequence ATGCAGAAACATCGGATTATCGTTGTTGGTAACGGCATGGTTGGTCACCGCTATCTGGAAGAACTGGTGGATAAAGCCGACCTCAGTCAGTACGAAGTCACCGTTTTTGGTGCAGAACCACGCGAAGCCTATGACCGCGTGCATCTTTCTTCTTATTTCTCGCATCACACCGCCGCCGAATTGAGTCTGGTTAAACCGGGTTTTTATGAAAAACACGGTATCAAGCTATTCCTGAATGAAGCCGTCAAACTGATTGATCGCAGCAAACAGGTTATCGAAACCAACAAAGGTCAGACATTGCCTTATGACACCTTGGTGCTGGCTACCGGCTCTTACCCTTGGGTACCGAATATCGCTGGCAGCGCCCACCATGAATGCTTTGTTTACCGCACCATCGAAGATCTGAAAGCGATCCGTGAAGCCGCCAAACAGGCTAAAAACGGTGTTGTTGTTGGTGGTGGTCTGCTGGGTCTGGAAGCTGCCGGCGCCCTGAAAGCGCTGGGTCTGGAAACGCATGTTATCGAGTTCGCCCCGGTGCTGATGGCGGAACAACTGGATCGTCAGGGCGGCGAAATGCTGCGCCGTAAGATCGAAGGCATGGGCGTTACCGTACATACCAGCAAAAATACCCGTGAAATCGCGCATTATCAGGGCAAAGAAGGTCATCACCAGATGCGTTTTGCCGATGGTAGTGTGCTGGATGTGGATCTGGTGGTGTTCTCAACCGGTATCCGTCCGCAGGATACCCTCGCCCGTTACTGTGATCTGCCGATTGCAGAACGTGGCGGTGTCGAAATTAATGATCACTGCGTCACCGCCGACGAACACATTTATGCCATTGGCGAATGTGCTGCATGGCATGGCCGCTTCTTCGGTCTGGTCGCGCCCGGCTACAAAATGGCACAGGTCGCGGTTGATCATCTGCTCGGCAATGCCAATGCGTTCACCGGTGCCGACATGAGTGCCAAACTGAAACTACTGGGCGTCGAAGTGGGTAGTATTGGTGATGCGCACGGTCGCACGCCGGACAGCCTGAGCTATGTCTATCAGGATGATGCCGCCGGGGTTTATAAGAAAATTGTGGTAAGCAGCGATGGCGCCAAACTGCTGGGTGCGGTGCTGGTCGGTGATACCACCGATTACGGCAATCTGCTGCAGATGAAACTGAACGATATGCCGCTGCCAGCACATCCTGATACGTTGATTCTGCCTGCGCATGCCGGTGCGAAACCGACACTGGGTGTCGATGCCCTGCCAGACAGTGCCCAGATCTGCTCCTGTTTTGACGTCACCAAAGGCCGCATAGCAGAAGCGGTGGCAGCCGGTTGTCACACCGTCGCGGCGATCAAAGCCGAAACCAAAGCTGGTACCGGTTGCGGTGGCTGCGTACCGTTAATCACTCAGGTACTGAATGCTGAGTTGTCCCGTCAGGGCATTGAGGTGAAAAATCACCTGTGTGAACATTTCGCCTTCTCCCGTCAGGAACTGTTCCATCTGATCAAAATTGGCCAGTTGAAAACCTTTGATGACGTGATCAGTAAACACGGTCATGGGCATGGTTGCGATGTCTGTAAACCGGCTATCGGTTCTATTCTGGCTACCTGTTGGGGCGAATATGTGCTGAAAGCGGCGCATACCCCGCTGCAGGACACCAACGACACCTTCCTGGGTAACATGCAAAAAGACGGGACTTACTCCGTGATCCCGCGGATGCCGGGCGGAGAAGTCACCCCGCAGGGTCTGATGGCTGTCGCCGAAGTGGCCCGTGATTATGACCTCTACACCAAAATCACCGGTGCACAACGTATCGGTCTGTTCGGTGCCCGCAAAGAAGATCTGCCGACCATCTGGGAACGCCTGATCGATGCCGGCTTTGAAACCGGTCATGCCTATGCCAAGTCACTACGGATGGTGAAAACCTGCGTCGGCAGCACCTGGTGCCGTTACGGTGTGCAGGACAGTGTAGGTTTAGGTGTAGAACTGGAACACCGCTACAAAGGCATCCGTTCGCCACACAAAATGAAATTTGGTGTTTCCGGCTGTACCCGTGAATGTGCCGAGGCACAGGGTAAAGACGTGGGAGTGATTGCTACCGACAAGGGCTGGAACCTGTATGTTTGCGGTAACGGTGGGATGAAACCACGCCATGCCGACTTGCTGGCCGCCGATCTGGATAAAAAAACGCTGATCCGCTACATCGACCGCTTCCTGATGTTCTATGTGCGTACGGCTGACAAGCTGCAGCGTACCGCCAGTTGGCTGGACAACCTTGAAGGCGGTCTGGACTATCTGAAATCCGTCATCATTGACGACAAGCTCAATATTTGTGCCGAGCTGGAACAGGATATGGCGGCGATCCGTGAAACTTATAGCTGCGAGTGGAAAAACACGCTGGATAGCGAACAACAACAGCTGCGCTTCCGTCATTTCATCAACAGCGCACAGCCCGATCCACTGGTGCAATTTGTATCTGAACGCCACCAGCACCGTCCGGCGAGACCGGAAGAACGTATTCCGACTTACAACATTTCTCTGGAGGAACCGGTATGA
- the truC gene encoding tRNA pseudouridine(65) synthase TruC, with amino-acid sequence MKLEILYQDQHLVAINKPAGLLVHRSWLDKGETQFAMQMTRDQIGQHVYTVHRLDRPTSGILLFALDPETARLLTDAFAGHRMQKAYLALVRGWAPLQTFLDYPLKEELDRIADKFADQDKPAQPAKTHLRCLARVELPFAVSARHPSSRYSLVKLLPLTGRKHQLRRHLAHLRYPIVGDTSHGDGKHNRFFREQFGCDRLMLHHHQLHFRHPHSGELIAIQAPLDERWQQRLTEFGWSLSL; translated from the coding sequence ATGAAATTAGAGATTCTGTATCAAGATCAACATCTGGTCGCGATCAATAAACCGGCCGGGTTGCTGGTGCATCGCAGCTGGCTGGATAAAGGCGAAACGCAGTTTGCCATGCAGATGACCCGTGATCAGATCGGTCAACATGTCTATACGGTGCATCGTCTGGATCGACCGACCTCAGGGATTCTGCTGTTTGCTCTGGATCCGGAAACGGCCCGCTTGCTGACCGATGCCTTTGCCGGACACCGGATGCAGAAAGCTTATCTGGCATTGGTCAGAGGCTGGGCTCCGCTGCAAACATTTCTCGATTACCCATTAAAGGAAGAATTGGATCGGATAGCGGATAAATTTGCAGATCAGGACAAACCGGCACAACCTGCGAAAACTCATCTGCGTTGTCTGGCGCGGGTAGAACTACCGTTTGCGGTCTCGGCACGGCATCCTAGCAGTCGCTACAGTCTGGTGAAATTGTTGCCCCTGACCGGACGCAAACACCAGCTCAGGCGTCATCTGGCGCATCTGCGTTATCCTATCGTGGGGGATACCTCGCACGGGGATGGCAAGCATAATCGTTTTTTCCGCGAACAATTCGGCTGTGATCGGCTGATGCTGCACCATCATCAACTGCATTTCCGACATCCGCATTCGGGTGAGCTGATTGCCATTCAGGCTCCGTTGGACGAGCGCTGGCAGCAACGGCTGACGGAGTTTGGCTGGAGTCTGTCGCTTTAA
- a CDS encoding DUF3301 domain-containing protein has product MTDLLLLFLICLIGAEAWQRRQQSELAEHLIRRYCLNADLQLLSIARLSFGIPLLLSRLIQKANAFVFEYSADGVNKAEGELYLTGLQQPIFRVNPIATETPEHNGTQGIVINMPTPHEHHDTPPPATTGTNNVIPFPRQRH; this is encoded by the coding sequence ATGACTGACCTGTTGCTGTTATTTTTAATCTGCCTGATCGGTGCAGAAGCCTGGCAACGTCGTCAGCAATCTGAATTAGCAGAACACTTGATCCGCCGCTATTGCCTGAATGCCGACCTGCAATTACTGAGTATTGCGCGTTTATCCTTTGGCATTCCATTGCTCCTGTCTCGCCTCATACAAAAAGCCAATGCCTTCGTATTTGAATACAGTGCCGATGGCGTGAACAAAGCGGAAGGGGAACTCTATCTGACCGGGCTACAGCAACCCATTTTTCGTGTGAACCCGATTGCTACAGAAACACCAGAGCATAATGGTACACAGGGCATCGTCATCAATATGCCAACCCCGCATGAACATCACGATACGCCACCACCTGCGACGACAGGTACGAACAATGTCATTCCCTTCCCCCGGCAACGACACTGA
- the queF gene encoding NADPH-dependent 7-cyano-7-deazaguanine reductase QueF (Catalyzes the NADPH-dependent reduction of 7-cyano-7-deazaguanine (preQ0) to 7-aminomethyl-7-deazaguanine (preQ1) in queuosine biosynthesis), protein MSHASPYENNPLLANLTLGQKTDYVAEYCPELLQPVPRQLNRDALNLANILPFHGEDLWTLYELSWLNNKGKPVVAIGEVRIDAGSVNLIESKSFKLYLNSFNQTRFADLTTVRHTLEQDLSQCAQGTVKVTLYPLSEAAHHIHTFPGECIDDLDIVIDDYHFSSDWLEQAGDSNTLVEETLHSHLLKSNCLVTGQPDWGSVVIHYRGPQINREKMLRYLISFRQHNEFHEQCVERIFVDLQHHCQPEKLTVYARYTRRGGLDINPFRSNWEPAPANMRLIRQ, encoded by the coding sequence ATGTCTCATGCATCCCCTTATGAAAATAACCCGCTTCTGGCTAACCTGACACTCGGTCAAAAAACAGACTATGTCGCAGAATATTGCCCGGAACTGTTACAACCTGTTCCCCGACAATTAAACCGGGATGCATTAAATCTGGCCAATATCCTGCCTTTTCACGGCGAAGATTTATGGACCTTGTATGAACTCTCCTGGCTCAACAACAAAGGCAAACCGGTCGTCGCCATCGGTGAAGTCAGAATTGATGCCGGAAGCGTCAATCTCATCGAATCCAAATCGTTCAAACTGTATCTGAATAGCTTCAATCAGACTCGCTTTGCCGATCTGACCACGGTGCGTCATACGCTGGAACAAGATCTGAGCCAATGTGCGCAGGGAACGGTTAAAGTCACCCTCTATCCTTTGTCAGAAGCGGCGCACCATATCCACACCTTCCCTGGCGAATGTATCGATGATCTGGATATCGTGATCGATGATTACCATTTTTCGAGTGATTGGCTGGAACAGGCCGGTGATAGCAACACGCTGGTTGAAGAAACCCTGCACAGTCATCTGCTGAAATCCAACTGTCTGGTGACCGGGCAACCCGACTGGGGCAGTGTGGTCATTCACTATCGCGGCCCGCAAATCAACCGCGAGAAAATGCTGCGTTATCTGATTTCGTTCCGTCAGCATAACGAGTTTCATGAGCAGTGTGTTGAACGCATCTTCGTTGATTTGCAACACCATTGTCAGCCGGAAAAACTTACGGTATATGCCCGTTACACACGTCGCGGCGGTCTGGACATCAACCCATTCCGCAGTAATTGGGAACCCGCGCCGGCAAATATGCGTTTAATCCGGCAATAA
- a CDS encoding hybrid-cluster NAD(P)-dependent oxidoreductase — protein MTFSSQPAVWQGAQPLCCIERRQETADAATFVFRPLQPLAVSYQPGQFLLLTVDIDGQPHSRAYSLCSSPSRSADLAVTVKRVANGLVSNWLLDHFHAGDTLTAQHPTGAFFLPADYSSAKILLCSAGSGITPMMSMARWLLDNKHPTEIFFLYSARHADDIIFRDELMTMAATHPQFKLFLILDTVTNAFPCYQGFLNPALFQALVPDLTDCHNFMCGPSVYMDAVEQMLQNRGFPMANSHKESFAPATPLTAETSDSNQQFRLDVPGFGASSDISNQQTVLEALESLQLPIIGACRSGICGSCKCKVISGSVEDISTQPGPLTEEDKLQGYILACSSRANSDLELEL, from the coding sequence ATGACTTTTTCTTCTCAACCTGCCGTATGGCAAGGCGCCCAGCCGCTATGTTGCATTGAGCGTCGCCAGGAAACAGCAGATGCCGCCACCTTTGTTTTTCGTCCATTGCAACCGCTGGCCGTTTCTTATCAGCCGGGACAATTTCTGCTACTGACAGTGGATATTGACGGGCAACCGCACAGCCGTGCCTATTCACTCTGTTCCTCGCCCAGCCGTTCAGCCGATTTAGCGGTGACGGTTAAACGGGTTGCTAATGGTCTGGTTTCCAACTGGCTGCTGGATCATTTCCATGCCGGTGACACATTAACGGCCCAGCATCCAACTGGCGCATTCTTCCTGCCAGCCGATTATAGTTCAGCCAAAATTCTGTTGTGCAGTGCCGGTAGTGGCATTACGCCGATGATGTCGATGGCACGCTGGCTGCTGGATAACAAACATCCGACCGAAATTTTCTTTCTCTACAGTGCGCGTCATGCCGATGACATCATCTTCCGTGATGAACTGATGACCATGGCTGCGACACATCCACAGTTCAAATTGTTCCTGATCCTCGATACCGTCACGAATGCCTTCCCTTGCTATCAGGGCTTTTTGAATCCGGCACTGTTCCAAGCCTTGGTTCCAGACTTGACTGATTGCCATAACTTTATGTGTGGCCCGTCAGTGTATATGGATGCTGTAGAACAAATGCTGCAAAACCGTGGCTTCCCGATGGCAAACAGCCATAAGGAATCGTTCGCACCTGCCACACCGCTGACTGCAGAGACATCAGATAGCAACCAGCAATTCCGCCTGGATGTTCCGGGCTTTGGTGCCAGCAGCGACATCAGCAATCAACAAACCGTGCTGGAAGCATTGGAGTCACTGCAATTACCCATTATCGGTGCCTGCCGTTCCGGGATCTGCGGTTCCTGCAAGTGCAAAGTGATCAGTGGCAGCGTGGAAGATATCAGTACCCAGCCAGGCCCACTCACCGAAGAAGATAAGCTGCAAGGTTATATTCTGGCGTGCAGCAGCCGCGCCAACTCAGATTTGGAACTGGAGCTTTAA